A genomic region of Sideroxydans sp. CL21 contains the following coding sequences:
- a CDS encoding serine/threonine-protein kinase: MSQGSHIGRYRLIRKLGNGGTSVVYLGHDPVEDREVVLKLFKQAFLYDPKNGKQNRRQLEIEAALAGKLVHPNIVTTYEAVISDSMSYIVMEYVAGGTLEKHIYPDNLLPLDRVVAYMYKCCRALNYAQFNGVIHRDIKPANLLLANPDEIKIADLGAAVRTDLEDTQNSVGSPNYMSPEQVRGDELTHSTDIYSLGVVMYRLLTGRSPYTPKNLAHLYQQILHEMPIPPTQHRTNLPPQLERIVMIALQKKPGDRFATWGDFGNQLAALGHFEKSDMEINENEKFTALRKLKMFQDFTDIELWELLRVGEWQKQPAKTLLLREGELGDAFFILADGGVTVSRNNRLLNTLSSGSIFGEMSYTSRKQMPRSASITATTEVTVMKILPGQLDQLSDRCQLHFNQVFLSTLADRLRVSDDRLAKIAT; this comes from the coding sequence ATGAGCCAGGGATCGCATATCGGCAGGTACCGTTTGATCAGGAAACTGGGAAACGGCGGAACCAGCGTGGTCTATCTCGGACACGACCCGGTTGAAGACCGCGAGGTCGTGCTCAAGTTGTTCAAGCAGGCTTTCCTGTACGACCCGAAGAACGGCAAACAGAACCGGAGGCAACTGGAGATCGAAGCCGCGCTTGCAGGGAAATTGGTGCACCCGAACATCGTCACCACTTACGAAGCGGTCATCAGCGACAGCATGAGTTACATCGTGATGGAATACGTGGCTGGCGGCACCCTGGAAAAGCACATTTACCCGGACAACCTGCTGCCGCTCGACCGCGTGGTCGCCTATATGTACAAATGCTGCCGTGCGCTCAACTATGCGCAATTCAACGGCGTGATCCACCGTGACATCAAGCCGGCCAACCTGCTGCTGGCCAACCCGGACGAGATCAAGATCGCCGACCTGGGCGCGGCTGTCCGCACCGACCTCGAAGATACGCAAAACAGCGTCGGCTCTCCCAATTACATGTCGCCGGAACAAGTGCGCGGCGACGAGCTTACCCACTCGACCGACATCTATTCGCTGGGCGTTGTCATGTATCGCCTGCTCACCGGCCGTTCGCCGTATACGCCGAAAAATCTGGCGCATCTGTATCAGCAGATATTGCACGAAATGCCCATCCCTCCGACACAACACCGTACAAACCTGCCGCCGCAGCTGGAACGCATCGTGATGATCGCCCTGCAAAAAAAACCGGGGGACCGCTTTGCCACCTGGGGCGATTTCGGCAACCAACTCGCCGCACTCGGGCACTTCGAAAAAAGCGACATGGAGATCAACGAAAACGAAAAATTCACCGCCCTGCGCAAATTGAAAATGTTCCAGGATTTCACCGACATCGAGCTGTGGGAACTGTTGCGCGTCGGCGAATGGCAGAAACAACCGGCAAAGACCTTGCTGTTGCGCGAGGGAGAGCTGGGGGATGCGTTCTTCATCCTGGCCGATGGCGGCGTCACCGTGTCGCGCAACAACCGTTTGCTCAACACGCTGAGTAGCGGCTCCATCTTCGGCGAGATGTCCTACACCAGCCGCAAACAGATGCCGCGTTCCGCCAGCATCACTGCCACCACCGAGGTCACCGTCATGAAGATACTGCCCGGCCAGCTTGACCAGCTCTCCGACCGCTGCCAGCTGCACTTCAACCAGGTGTTCCTGTCCACGCTTGCCGACCGGCTGCGCGTATCGGATGATCGCCTCGCCAAGATTGCGACTTAG
- the recG gene encoding ATP-dependent DNA helicase RecG, with the protein MPLKIAPATQSKFAKLGIHTPFDLVLHLPLRYEDETRITRITDLVPGETAQVEGEIIHSEVMYRPRRSLVCQLQDNSGILYLRFLNFYPSQQKQLAVGKKIRALGEPRMGFFGDEMVHPKCRVAGESVPLKQALTPVYPTTAGLPQITLTKHIHAALNELALDDTLPEQILQHLHLPDFASSVRLLHQPPPNINEDALLARAHPAWMRIKFDELLAQQLSMRVHYRERSRRIAPKLAAHNRLTDALLKDLPFALTGAQKKVWHEISADLARPHPMQRLLQGDVGSGKTVVAALAALQAIENGYQVAFMAPTEILAEQHYLKLRDWLAPLGIEPAWLSGSLKKKDKAAAAERIALGDTQLAIGTHALFQTSVEFSKLGLVIVDEQHKFGVQQRLALRGKGAEPHQLMMSATPIPRTLAMSYYADLDVSVIDELPPGRTPIVTKLVSDARREEVFERVRAACLEGRQAYWVCPLIDESEALQLQTALETFATLTQIFPEIRIGLAHGKLSSTEKAQTMAAFKTGELQLLVATTVIEVGVDVPNASLMVIDHAERMGLAQLHQLRGRVGRGAAESMCVLLFQQPLSELARARLKIIYENTDGFEIAQQDLRLRGPGELLGARQSGVPMLRFADLAEDDKLLDKARDIADEMLRDFPEAAQAHLQRWMANEPDYLRT; encoded by the coding sequence GTGCCATTGAAGATCGCCCCCGCCACACAGAGCAAATTCGCCAAACTCGGCATCCATACCCCGTTCGATCTGGTGCTGCATCTGCCGTTGCGTTATGAAGACGAAACGCGGATCACGCGTATAACCGATCTCGTCCCCGGTGAAACGGCGCAGGTGGAAGGCGAAATCATCCACAGCGAAGTGATGTACCGCCCGCGCCGCAGCCTGGTGTGCCAGTTGCAGGACAACAGCGGCATCCTTTATCTGCGCTTCCTGAACTTCTATCCCAGCCAGCAGAAGCAGCTCGCCGTCGGCAAAAAGATCCGCGCGCTGGGCGAACCGCGCATGGGGTTCTTCGGCGACGAGATGGTGCATCCGAAATGCCGCGTTGCAGGAGAATCCGTTCCGCTGAAGCAGGCACTCACGCCCGTCTACCCGACCACTGCCGGGCTGCCGCAAATCACGTTGACCAAACATATTCACGCCGCGCTGAACGAACTGGCACTCGACGACACGCTGCCGGAACAGATCCTGCAGCACCTGCACCTGCCGGATTTCGCGTCCAGCGTGCGCCTGCTGCACCAGCCGCCGCCGAACATCAACGAGGACGCATTGCTGGCACGGGCGCATCCTGCATGGATGCGCATCAAATTCGATGAACTGCTGGCACAGCAACTGTCGATGCGCGTGCATTACCGCGAACGAAGCCGGCGCATCGCGCCCAAACTTGCCGCACACAACCGGCTTACCGATGCGTTGCTGAAAGACCTGCCGTTCGCCCTCACCGGTGCGCAGAAAAAAGTGTGGCATGAGATCAGCGCCGACCTCGCACGTCCACATCCGATGCAGCGCCTGTTGCAAGGCGATGTCGGCAGCGGCAAGACTGTGGTCGCCGCGCTCGCCGCGTTGCAGGCTATCGAGAACGGTTATCAGGTTGCGTTCATGGCACCGACCGAGATCCTCGCAGAACAGCATTACCTCAAGCTGCGCGACTGGCTGGCGCCGCTCGGCATCGAACCGGCGTGGCTCTCCGGCAGCCTGAAGAAAAAGGACAAGGCGGCGGCGGCCGAGCGCATCGCGCTGGGCGATACCCAACTTGCCATCGGCACGCACGCGCTGTTCCAGACGTCGGTCGAATTCAGCAAGCTGGGATTGGTCATCGTGGATGAGCAGCACAAGTTCGGCGTGCAGCAACGGCTGGCCTTGCGCGGCAAAGGTGCGGAACCTCACCAACTGATGATGAGCGCCACGCCGATCCCGCGCACGCTGGCGATGAGCTACTACGCCGACCTCGACGTGTCGGTGATCGACGAGTTGCCGCCGGGCCGCACGCCTATCGTTACCAAGCTGGTCAGCGATGCCCGACGCGAGGAAGTGTTCGAGCGCGTGCGTGCCGCCTGTCTCGAAGGCCGTCAGGCCTATTGGGTGTGCCCCCTGATCGACGAATCGGAAGCGCTGCAATTGCAAACCGCACTGGAAACATTCGCCACGCTCACACAGATATTCCCCGAAATCCGCATCGGCCTTGCGCATGGCAAATTAAGTAGCACCGAAAAGGCGCAGACCATGGCTGCATTCAAGACGGGTGAGCTGCAACTGCTGGTCGCCACCACCGTTATCGAAGTCGGCGTGGATGTGCCCAACGCCAGCCTGATGGTGATCGACCATGCCGAACGCATGGGACTGGCCCAACTGCACCAGCTGCGCGGTCGTGTCGGGCGTGGGGCTGCCGAGAGCATGTGCGTGCTGCTGTTCCAGCAGCCGCTGTCCGAACTCGCCCGCGCCCGGCTCAAGATCATCTACGAGAACACCGACGGTTTCGAAATCGCCCAACAGGACCTGCGCCTGCGCGGCCCGGGCGAACTGCTAGGCGCAAGACAGAGCGGCGTGCCCATGTTGCGTTTCGCCGATCTGGCCGAGGACGACAAGCTGCTGGACAAGGCACGCGACATCGCCGACGAGATGCTGCGCGACTTTCCCGAGGCGGCGCAGGCGCATCTGCAACGGTGGATGGCGAATGAGCCGGATTATTTGCGGACTTGA